One region of Candidatus Electrothrix rattekaaiensis genomic DNA includes:
- a CDS encoding lysophospholipid acyltransferase family protein produces MSIIQFCRGLLAYLTIPPLTAAVCLSAIADVHWFRKSKAKAQIFPRTWGKLLCRIANIRVRAEGKENLDPAKPYIFIGNHTSMADIMSFSGYIDHDYRWIAKKELFAIPIFGSGMRAVDFISIDRSRGREAVKSLNDAAKRITDGASVILFPEGTRSADGHLQPFKTGAIMLALKAGVDVVPVGFNGTHQAIPKGKLLSRGGDVVLRIGKPIPTKDFKSKDKQMLAGILHQKVAELLDECHLPLPEPENSPTASAETEG; encoded by the coding sequence ATGTCTATTATCCAATTCTGTCGAGGCCTTCTCGCGTACCTCACCATCCCGCCCCTGACCGCTGCGGTCTGTCTCAGTGCCATCGCAGATGTTCATTGGTTCCGTAAATCAAAGGCAAAAGCGCAGATCTTTCCCAGAACCTGGGGGAAACTTCTCTGTCGCATCGCGAATATCAGGGTTCGCGCTGAGGGTAAGGAAAATCTTGATCCGGCCAAGCCCTACATCTTTATCGGCAATCACACCAGCATGGCGGACATCATGAGCTTTTCAGGATACATCGACCATGATTACCGCTGGATTGCCAAAAAAGAACTCTTTGCCATCCCGATTTTCGGCTCCGGTATGCGGGCGGTGGATTTTATTTCCATTGATCGCTCGCGCGGCAGAGAAGCGGTTAAAAGTCTGAACGATGCTGCAAAGCGCATTACCGATGGTGCTTCGGTTATTCTTTTTCCCGAAGGAACCCGCAGCGCGGACGGACACCTCCAACCCTTTAAAACCGGGGCCATAATGCTGGCACTCAAGGCCGGGGTGGATGTTGTTCCAGTGGGTTTCAACGGCACCCATCAGGCAATACCTAAAGGGAAGCTGCTATCGAGGGGAGGAGATGTTGTGCTTCGCATCGGCAAGCCCATACCAACCAAGGATTTCAAGTCCAAGGATAAACAGATGCTGGCCGGGATACTGCACCAAAAGGTGGCTGAGCTGCTGGATGAATGCCATCTCCCCCTGCCGGAACCGGAAAACAGCCCCACGGCCTCTGCTGAAACTGAAGGATAG
- a CDS encoding transposase, whose product MLNIKDHKTINMFDPFDYLGPKRRKMLDESWAGIFRDHIRQILPVDFLALHFSANMGRPTNELVAMMGAMVLQQMHDLTDEETAEQFAFNIQWHYALDLTDNSDKNAYVCPRSILDMRSIMTEYGLYDRVFDAIGDKLINVFDADTSLQRIDSVHIFSNMRHLGRIGIFTGTIKNFWSTSSGIIKTSSMTLTRICVIAT is encoded by the coding sequence ATGCTCAACATCAAAGACCACAAAACCATCAACATGTTCGATCCCTTTGATTATCTCGGGCCGAAACGTCGAAAAATGTTAGACGAATCATGGGCCGGAATTTTTCGGGATCATATTCGTCAGATCCTGCCTGTTGATTTTCTCGCACTCCATTTCAGTGCAAATATGGGCCGACCGACCAACGAACTCGTAGCCATGATGGGAGCAATGGTCTTGCAACAGATGCATGATCTTACTGATGAAGAGACGGCTGAACAGTTTGCTTTTAATATACAATGGCATTACGCCTTGGATCTCACCGATAACTCTGATAAAAATGCTTATGTTTGCCCGAGAAGTATTTTAGACATGCGCTCTATCATGACGGAGTATGGGCTTTATGATCGTGTATTTGATGCCATAGGCGACAAACTCATCAACGTCTTTGATGCGGACACCTCTTTGCAACGTATAGATTCCGTACATATATTTTCAAATATGAGGCATCTCGGTCGTATCGGTATCTTTACAGGCACCATCAAAAATTTCTGGTCAACCTCAAGCGGCATCATAAAGACGAGTTCAATGACCTTGACCAGAATTTGCGTGATCGCTACCTGA
- a CDS encoding AAA family ATPase produces MRIDRLDLLAYGLFTEQSLDLTEGNPGLHLIYGDNEAGKSTSLRSLIAWLFGIPARTNDNFLHSNAQLRIGGQLRLTDGTSIEFTRKKGNKNTLLKYGTNEALDDTVLIPFLPANIDETLFTKLWGIDHERLIAGGRELLEQSGDLGQALFSAAVGTANLREVLTDMQNSADNIFKPRGSKAVLNQAIAGYKDAQKRIKEATLPVSVWKKLQKELSEMTAAIEKIEQDIKAKDKAKSRLERVKRVKGALAEHRSVVEKIEALGQVDLMPEDFEEKRKTASSNLQSANETKERLKAKLLSLTNESNALNVRNDLLENEEAILALHKELGAVEKTLIDRPQQDGKRRLLRNEAETLLKTVRPDVGLDQADDLRPLLNNKKWLSGLARKHSLLVQNKEQAEASIRDIEDGRKSLQNELDNTSQSNLDLKELKAAIAVARKAGNVEQRLAEAQKQAANENEACHNELTRLGRYTGSLDSVLTLSLPVPETLDQFEKESDSLSEEFKNTARKKQETDEEKRQAEQDLKALLLQSDVPTLADLEKTRDVRTLGWQLIKRKYIEQTDVAANEVTEDELAAYAQDGDLPSAYEKNVKSADRISDRLRMDADQVVKRAELESKITTLRLRIDDLLKALENLKTAQNDLQARWSTIWNPLNIEAGTPREMKQWLLRVENLIKKVQTANHYSTNEKNLTEESEQLKQAISEQIFKFDASAETQGMSLESLISLCEQRVKEEEDIREKQHRNEHLLKESKIRLKRQQDELKSIEAKLSGWTQEWTKVIEGLGLKEDDHPEYAVETFENLLSFFDKYDKSEDLRKRIYGMDQVEERFEQKVFEFADSIGFNKEGLEASTIASHLNKDLNSAREARASLTEIESQCKEIKDEIEDTDITIRNSEKQLADLRVQAKVETNEELLVASEKSKNKRELQGKLEMLEQELNRNGDGLRVEDLEQESEALDTDAIESELEMVSNELQELHDERDTLRDSQHTLQHEINAKDGSALAANASEEAEEHLASIASNAEQYLRLQAAALILKQRIENYRKINQAPVLSRAGELFSRLTLRSYTGLRDELDDKGNPILLGVRPDDKEVTVNGMSDGSRDQLYLALRLATLEQHLSKGEPMPFVVDDILIGFDDKRTRVCLEVLAELASSTQVLLFTHHRRVIELAKPINAKAGIFIHEMSKENITES; encoded by the coding sequence ATGAGAATTGATCGTCTTGACTTGCTTGCTTACGGCCTATTTACAGAGCAATCCTTAGACCTCACTGAGGGTAACCCTGGATTACATCTCATCTACGGTGATAACGAAGCAGGTAAAAGCACTTCGCTTCGATCCCTTATCGCTTGGCTGTTCGGTATCCCCGCCAGGACTAACGACAATTTCCTGCATTCAAATGCACAGCTGCGAATCGGGGGACAGTTGCGACTTACAGATGGTACAAGCATCGAGTTTACAAGAAAAAAGGGCAACAAGAACACCTTGCTGAAATACGGTACCAACGAAGCATTGGACGATACTGTTCTCATACCCTTTCTTCCCGCAAACATTGACGAAACCCTTTTTACAAAGCTTTGGGGCATTGATCATGAACGATTGATCGCAGGAGGCCGCGAACTGCTGGAGCAGTCCGGTGACCTTGGTCAGGCTCTTTTCAGTGCAGCAGTCGGGACGGCGAATTTACGAGAAGTTTTGACTGACATGCAAAACAGTGCGGACAATATTTTCAAACCGCGTGGTTCCAAGGCGGTATTGAACCAAGCAATAGCCGGCTATAAGGATGCCCAAAAGAGAATAAAAGAGGCAACCTTGCCTGTTTCTGTCTGGAAAAAATTACAAAAAGAACTCTCAGAAATGACAGCGGCCATTGAGAAAATCGAGCAAGACATTAAAGCGAAAGACAAGGCGAAAAGTCGCTTGGAACGGGTCAAACGCGTAAAGGGGGCCTTGGCCGAGCATCGGAGTGTTGTGGAAAAAATTGAAGCTCTGGGTCAGGTCGATCTGATGCCGGAAGATTTTGAGGAAAAGAGAAAAACCGCGAGCAGCAATCTTCAATCGGCCAATGAGACCAAAGAACGATTAAAAGCAAAATTGCTGAGTTTAACAAATGAATCAAATGCATTAAACGTGAGAAACGACCTCCTTGAAAACGAAGAAGCTATCTTGGCTCTTCACAAGGAACTCGGAGCCGTCGAAAAAACCCTCATAGACCGTCCGCAGCAGGACGGTAAAAGGCGATTGCTACGTAACGAGGCAGAAACCCTGCTCAAAACTGTTCGCCCGGATGTTGGTTTGGATCAAGCCGACGACTTGCGCCCTCTTCTCAATAATAAAAAATGGCTTTCAGGATTAGCCCGAAAACACAGCTTGTTGGTCCAGAACAAGGAACAGGCAGAGGCCTCCATTAGGGATATTGAGGACGGACGCAAATCGCTCCAAAACGAATTAGACAATACTTCACAATCCAACCTTGACCTGAAAGAGCTCAAAGCCGCGATTGCAGTAGCTCGAAAAGCTGGCAATGTGGAACAGCGGTTAGCTGAAGCACAAAAACAGGCTGCTAACGAAAATGAGGCATGCCATAACGAACTGACGAGACTGGGAAGGTACACGGGTTCGCTTGATTCCGTATTGACGCTCTCTCTGCCTGTACCTGAGACCTTGGATCAGTTTGAAAAAGAAAGTGACTCGTTGTCAGAAGAATTCAAAAATACGGCTCGAAAAAAGCAGGAAACTGACGAGGAAAAAAGGCAAGCGGAACAAGACTTGAAGGCACTTTTGCTGCAAAGTGATGTGCCGACGCTTGCCGATTTGGAAAAAACGCGGGATGTAAGAACTCTCGGCTGGCAGCTGATCAAACGAAAGTATATCGAACAAACCGATGTTGCTGCAAACGAAGTTACTGAAGACGAGCTTGCTGCATACGCACAGGATGGTGATTTGCCATCCGCATACGAAAAGAACGTCAAGTCTGCTGACCGCATATCTGATCGCCTCCGAATGGATGCTGATCAGGTCGTTAAGCGGGCAGAGCTGGAATCAAAGATAACAACTCTCCGATTGCGAATTGATGATCTATTGAAAGCCCTCGAAAACCTGAAAACAGCACAAAATGATCTCCAAGCAAGGTGGTCAACTATCTGGAACCCGTTGAATATAGAGGCCGGTACTCCGAGGGAGATGAAGCAATGGCTTCTCAGAGTGGAAAACCTTATTAAAAAAGTCCAAACCGCCAACCACTACTCAACAAATGAAAAAAATCTCACCGAAGAATCCGAACAACTGAAACAGGCTATTTCAGAGCAAATATTCAAATTCGATGCATCAGCAGAAACTCAGGGTATGAGTCTTGAATCCCTGATCTCGTTGTGTGAGCAGCGAGTCAAGGAAGAGGAAGATATTCGTGAAAAACAACACCGGAATGAACATTTGCTCAAAGAATCCAAAATTCGTCTCAAGAGACAGCAGGATGAGTTGAAGTCCATTGAGGCGAAGCTTTCAGGCTGGACGCAAGAATGGACCAAGGTCATAGAGGGCTTGGGCCTAAAGGAGGATGATCATCCTGAGTATGCCGTTGAGACGTTCGAGAACCTGTTGTCTTTCTTTGACAAATATGACAAGTCAGAGGACTTGCGTAAACGAATTTATGGGATGGATCAGGTCGAGGAAAGATTTGAGCAAAAGGTATTTGAGTTTGCGGACAGCATAGGGTTTAACAAAGAAGGACTGGAGGCATCAACGATCGCCTCTCACTTAAATAAAGATCTGAACTCGGCACGCGAGGCCCGCGCAAGTCTGACTGAAATAGAGTCCCAATGCAAAGAAATTAAAGATGAAATCGAGGATACCGATATCACGATCCGAAATTCCGAGAAACAGTTGGCCGATTTAAGAGTGCAGGCCAAGGTCGAAACCAATGAAGAATTATTGGTCGCCAGTGAAAAATCGAAAAATAAACGTGAGCTACAAGGAAAGTTGGAGATGCTCGAACAGGAGCTCAATAGAAATGGCGACGGCCTGCGTGTTGAAGATTTAGAACAAGAGTCAGAAGCATTGGATACAGATGCAATTGAGAGTGAACTTGAAATGGTCTCCAATGAGTTGCAAGAGCTTCATGACGAACGGGATACTTTAAGGGATAGCCAACATACGCTGCAACATGAAATCAACGCAAAGGATGGGAGTGCCTTGGCTGCTAATGCATCGGAAGAGGCAGAGGAGCACCTCGCCAGCATAGCTTCGAATGCTGAACAATATCTTCGTCTTCAGGCTGCTGCACTTATTCTCAAACAGCGAATCGAAAACTACCGAAAGATAAACCAAGCCCCGGTCCTGTCCCGAGCAGGTGAATTATTCTCCAGGCTTACCTTGAGATCCTATACAGGACTCCGCGACGAATTGGATGACAAAGGGAATCCCATATTGCTGGGAGTACGTCCTGACGACAAAGAGGTTACAGTCAATGGCATGAGTGATGGTTCGCGAGACCAGCTTTACCTCGCCCTACGCCTAGCAACGCTTGAACAGCATCTGAGCAAGGGGGAGCCCATGCCGTTTGTCGTGGACGATATTCTCATTGGCTTTGATGACAAGCGTACTCGCGTCTGCCTGGAGGTTCTTGCAGAGTTGGCATCAAGTACCCAGGTGCTTCTTTTTACCCATCACAGAAGAGTTATTGAACTGGCAAAACCAATTAATGCGAAAGCGGGGATATTCATACATGAGATGAGCAAAGAAAATATTACAGAAAGCTAA
- a CDS encoding DNA repair exonuclease: MFKFIHAADLHLDSPLRGLSRYESAPAESIRDACRRAFENLVDLAIEEDVKFVLLAGDLYDGDWKDYSTGIFLSKQMGRLGQHNIQVFAVSGNHDAANRMTKSLDSPSNMTMFSPRKVETVKLDNLGVAIHGRSFPTQHVDENLAADFCPAEKGFFNVGLLHTSLGGREGHAPYAPCSLDDLRSKGYQYWALGHIHKLEIVEKEPHIIFPGCIQGRHIREAGAKGCVLVSVDDGIVAEIEKIPLDVLRWSLCDIDLTDIDEKRKVVERVRQSIEHERAMAEDRPLAMRIRLQGATRIADELAADPYRIEQEIKALGAETAGEDLWIERVENATTGKLDLESTLADDNAMGRLLKEILNITKGTDDIDGLYNKIAELRQKVPAEAFSDSSLVNLDDEQTVPRIIEEAKRMLISRLLSAGGAK, from the coding sequence ATGTTCAAATTCATTCATGCAGCTGATCTTCATTTAGATAGTCCGTTACGCGGTTTATCCCGATACGAATCTGCTCCTGCTGAATCCATACGAGATGCCTGTAGGCGTGCGTTTGAAAATCTGGTGGACCTAGCAATAGAAGAGGACGTGAAATTTGTCCTGTTGGCCGGTGATCTGTATGACGGTGACTGGAAAGATTACAGCACAGGCATATTTCTCAGCAAACAGATGGGACGATTGGGGCAGCACAACATCCAGGTATTTGCGGTGTCTGGCAATCATGACGCAGCAAATCGAATGACAAAATCCTTAGACAGCCCCTCGAACATGACAATGTTTTCTCCAAGGAAAGTTGAAACGGTTAAATTAGACAACCTTGGTGTAGCGATTCACGGACGCAGCTTTCCGACCCAACATGTTGACGAAAATCTGGCTGCGGATTTTTGCCCTGCGGAAAAGGGATTTTTCAATGTCGGGCTCTTGCATACAAGCCTTGGCGGTCGTGAAGGCCATGCTCCTTATGCACCGTGCTCATTGGATGATCTTCGTTCCAAGGGCTACCAATACTGGGCTTTGGGGCACATACATAAACTGGAAATCGTCGAAAAAGAACCGCATATTATCTTTCCCGGCTGCATCCAGGGCCGTCATATTCGTGAAGCCGGTGCAAAGGGCTGTGTCCTTGTCTCTGTGGATGACGGTATTGTTGCTGAAATAGAAAAGATACCTTTGGATGTACTGAGGTGGTCTTTGTGCGATATTGATTTGACGGACATTGATGAAAAACGCAAGGTTGTAGAGCGTGTTCGACAAAGTATTGAACACGAACGGGCCATGGCTGAAGACAGACCGCTCGCTATGCGGATACGCCTGCAAGGGGCGACCAGGATTGCGGATGAACTTGCGGCTGACCCTTATAGAATTGAGCAGGAAATAAAGGCCTTGGGTGCCGAAACCGCCGGGGAAGATTTGTGGATAGAGCGAGTAGAGAATGCAACCACCGGTAAACTTGATTTGGAATCAACGTTGGCAGATGACAACGCTATGGGGAGATTGCTGAAAGAAATTCTGAATATCACCAAGGGGACGGACGATATTGACGGATTGTACAACAAGATCGCGGAACTCAGACAAAAGGTACCAGCCGAGGCATTTAGCGATAGCTCTCTTGTAAATCTGGATGACGAGCAAACTGTCCCTCGAATCATTGAAGAAGCAAAACGTATGTTGATCAGCAGGTTACTTTCAGCAGGAGGTGCGAAATGA
- a CDS encoding AAA family ATPase, translated as MANIEGFRIKNFRSLKDVTLGRLWNKQKVKPLTPMTAVIGKNGVGKSTLFDAFGFLADALKSGVEEACDSRGRGGFKRIRAQGQQNPIEFEVYYKEGGNARPITYEIAIAIDKSGRPFVLKERLRQRRKGQKHGWPFSFLVLNSGKGIAWKGDEEGRQIKEDQGDFDLFGLMESIQSSESEEESKETEVVELEDIRKLGIATLGSLKQHPRISAFRKFIEGWYLSYFTPDAARSLPLAGPQKHLNIHGDNLGNVVQFMEREHPKRFQLILNQIAEKIPGIDRIETEATNDDRLLLRFNDKGFQDPFYSQQMSDGTLKVFAYLLLLEDPTPPPFLCIEEPENGLYHKLLESLAQEFREHATGRKGGSQVFITTHQPYLVDALEPSEVWILEKGPDGFSSIRRASEDETVKNLVAEGLPLGGLWYSDYLDAR; from the coding sequence ATGGCCAACATAGAAGGGTTCAGAATCAAAAATTTCAGGTCGTTGAAGGACGTTACTCTTGGACGGCTGTGGAATAAGCAAAAAGTCAAGCCTCTCACGCCCATGACTGCGGTTATCGGGAAAAACGGTGTCGGGAAAAGCACCCTCTTTGATGCATTCGGTTTCTTGGCAGATGCCTTGAAATCAGGGGTTGAAGAGGCCTGCGACTCTCGTGGTCGAGGTGGCTTTAAGCGCATCAGGGCCCAAGGTCAACAAAACCCCATCGAATTTGAGGTGTATTATAAGGAAGGCGGAAATGCCCGGCCTATTACCTATGAAATTGCCATTGCTATTGATAAATCCGGTCGTCCCTTTGTGCTGAAAGAGCGTCTCAGGCAAAGGCGCAAAGGACAAAAACATGGCTGGCCCTTTTCATTTCTTGTCTTGAACAGTGGAAAGGGGATCGCATGGAAAGGCGATGAGGAAGGGCGTCAAATCAAGGAAGATCAAGGAGACTTTGATCTGTTTGGCCTGATGGAATCCATTCAGTCAAGTGAATCCGAGGAAGAGTCCAAAGAAACCGAAGTTGTCGAACTTGAGGATATACGCAAGCTCGGCATCGCAACCCTGGGATCGTTGAAACAACATCCGAGGATTTCAGCCTTTCGCAAATTCATCGAAGGATGGTACCTCAGTTACTTCACTCCTGATGCTGCTCGCAGTCTGCCGCTGGCAGGGCCGCAGAAACACCTTAACATCCACGGTGATAATCTTGGTAATGTGGTGCAGTTTATGGAACGGGAGCACCCAAAGCGTTTTCAATTGATCCTCAACCAGATTGCTGAAAAGATACCCGGTATCGATAGGATTGAGACGGAAGCGACGAACGATGATCGCCTGCTGCTCCGCTTTAATGACAAGGGCTTTCAAGACCCGTTTTATTCCCAGCAGATGTCTGACGGCACCCTGAAGGTCTTTGCCTATTTACTGTTACTGGAAGACCCGACCCCGCCACCATTTTTATGCATTGAAGAACCGGAAAACGGTTTATATCACAAGCTCCTTGAATCTTTAGCCCAGGAATTTCGTGAACACGCGACAGGCCGTAAAGGAGGATCTCAGGTCTTTATCACCACCCATCAACCCTATCTCGTTGATGCCCTGGAACCTTCTGAGGTCTGGATTCTGGAAAAAGGTCCAGATGGTTTTTCAAGTATTCGCAGGGCAAGCGAAGACGAAACCGTGAAGAATCTGGTTGCCGAGGGCTTGCCTTTGGGTGGGCTTTGGTACAGCGATTATTTAGATGCGAGGTAA
- a CDS encoding DUF4375 domain-containing protein → MNNVISKAFEKAQALSKASGAEDDISRLPEQVQNFLFVYAAQGVIDNGGYCYFFESDWPQNPPYSKFIDAYSEIGCVSQANELQRIVLTFPFSDPHMKAKERQKFIKENYDEENFKVTVWGDKLCGDEEVWRKLADYYQNHANIFA, encoded by the coding sequence ATGAATAATGTAATTTCAAAAGCATTTGAAAAAGCTCAGGCGTTATCTAAAGCAAGCGGTGCTGAGGATGATATCAGTCGATTGCCAGAACAGGTACAAAATTTTTTGTTTGTCTATGCAGCACAGGGTGTAATTGATAATGGTGGTTATTGCTATTTTTTTGAATCTGATTGGCCCCAAAATCCACCATATTCAAAATTTATCGACGCATATTCAGAAATTGGTTGTGTTAGCCAAGCAAATGAGCTTCAGAGAATAGTTTTGACATTTCCTTTTTCAGACCCGCATATGAAAGCTAAAGAACGTCAAAAATTCATCAAAGAAAATTATGATGAAGAAAATTTTAAAGTCACAGTCTGGGGGGATAAACTTTGTGGGGATGAAGAGGTATGGCGAAAATTGGCTGACTATTATCAAAATCATGCAAATATTTTTGCATAA
- the ettA gene encoding energy-dependent translational throttle protein EttA: MAQEVNKIIYSMMKVSKKYKDQVVIKDISLSYFYGAKIGVLGLNGSGKSTLLRILAGKDKEFEGESLLSEGFTVDMLEQEPQLDPEKTVREIVEQGVQGIVDLLEEYNQINAKFAEPMDDDAMQALIDRQGEVQDQLEAADAWNLDSRLDMAMDALRCPPADTKIGVLSGGEKRRVALCCILLKKPDILLLDEPTNHLDAESVAWLEHHLQQYEGTVIAVTHDRYFLDNVAGWILELDRGRGIPWKGNYSSWLEQKQKRLALEEKKESERQRTLQRELEWIRMSPKGRHAKAKARINQYEQLLNQDGNERVQKLEIYIPPGPRLGKVVIEGEGISKSYGVRILVEDLSFSLPPGGIVGIVGPNGAGKTTLFRMITGQEEADEGSIRIGETVKLCYVDQSRDNLDPNKTIFETISEGQETIWLGTQEVNARAYVAKFNFSGSAQQNKVSEISGGQRNRVHLAMMLKEGGNVLLLDEPTNDLDVNTLRALEEALESYGGCAVIISHDRWFLDRLATHIMAFEGDSKVVWFEGNYSEYEQDYKKRMGAAADQPHRIRYRHLTRA, translated from the coding sequence ATGGCACAAGAAGTGAATAAAATCATCTATTCGATGATGAAGGTCAGTAAGAAGTATAAGGACCAGGTGGTTATCAAGGATATTTCTCTCTCCTATTTCTACGGAGCCAAGATCGGTGTCTTGGGCCTGAACGGTTCAGGAAAGAGTACCCTGCTCCGCATCCTGGCGGGCAAGGACAAGGAATTCGAGGGCGAGAGCCTTCTTTCCGAGGGTTTTACCGTGGATATGCTGGAGCAGGAACCCCAGCTTGATCCAGAAAAGACCGTGCGCGAGATTGTCGAGCAGGGCGTGCAGGGCATTGTTGATCTGCTGGAAGAATATAACCAGATCAATGCGAAATTTGCCGAGCCTATGGATGACGATGCCATGCAGGCATTGATTGATCGTCAGGGCGAAGTGCAGGATCAACTGGAGGCGGCTGATGCCTGGAACCTGGACAGCAGACTGGACATGGCTATGGATGCCCTGCGCTGCCCGCCTGCTGACACCAAGATAGGAGTGCTGTCTGGCGGAGAAAAACGGCGGGTTGCCCTCTGTTGTATCCTTCTTAAAAAACCGGATATCCTCCTCCTGGATGAGCCGACCAACCATCTGGATGCCGAGTCCGTGGCTTGGTTAGAGCACCATCTCCAGCAGTACGAGGGGACCGTGATTGCGGTGACCCATGATCGTTATTTCCTCGATAATGTCGCGGGCTGGATTTTGGAGCTTGATCGGGGACGCGGTATTCCCTGGAAGGGCAATTATTCCTCCTGGCTGGAGCAGAAACAGAAGCGACTGGCTTTGGAAGAGAAAAAGGAAAGCGAGCGGCAACGGACCCTGCAACGGGAGCTGGAATGGATTCGCATGAGTCCCAAGGGGCGTCATGCCAAGGCCAAGGCCCGTATCAATCAATATGAACAGCTCCTGAATCAGGACGGCAATGAGCGGGTGCAGAAGCTGGAAATCTATATCCCGCCCGGTCCCCGCTTGGGCAAGGTGGTTATTGAGGGCGAGGGCATCAGCAAGAGCTACGGGGTTCGTATCCTGGTAGAGGATCTTTCCTTTTCCTTGCCGCCGGGCGGCATTGTCGGGATTGTCGGTCCCAACGGTGCGGGTAAGACCACCCTCTTTCGCATGATCACGGGTCAGGAAGAGGCGGATGAGGGCAGTATCCGTATCGGCGAGACCGTGAAGCTCTGCTATGTGGATCAGAGCCGTGATAATCTTGATCCCAACAAAACCATCTTTGAGACGATCTCCGAGGGACAGGAGACGATTTGGCTCGGTACCCAAGAAGTGAATGCCCGTGCCTATGTGGCCAAGTTTAACTTCAGCGGCTCTGCCCAACAGAATAAGGTTTCAGAGATTTCCGGCGGCCAGCGCAATCGGGTCCATCTGGCCATGATGCTCAAAGAGGGCGGGAACGTGCTGCTGCTGGATGAGCCGACTAATGACCTGGATGTCAACACCCTGCGCGCTCTGGAAGAGGCTCTGGAAAGCTACGGCGGTTGCGCAGTCATCATCAGTCATGACCGATGGTTCCTTGATCGGCTTGCCACCCATATCATGGCCTTTGAAGGCGATTCCAAGGTGGTTTGGTTTGAGGGCAATTACTCCGAGTATGAGCAGGATTATAAAAAACGGATGGGAGCAGCGGCTGATCAGCCTCATCGTATCCGTTATCGCCATTTAACCAGGGCGTAA